One region of Diabrotica undecimpunctata isolate CICGRU chromosome 6, icDiaUnde3, whole genome shotgun sequence genomic DNA includes:
- the LOC140444491 gene encoding uncharacterized protein, with amino-acid sequence MLKVQLLNLARIHIPVFKKYAVDEMARANNIIVHRLPLYHCELNSIELIWAQIKNQVARENLSFKMEEVRCLLATAIQNVTPESWKNCIRHTITEEYRMWDLDTRVNISVEPLIINVNNSDRGSSSSADESSSYED; translated from the coding sequence atgttgaaagtacaattattaaacctCGCGAGGATACATATACCCGTTTTCAAGAAATATGCAGTCGATGAAATGGCTCGTGCAAACAACATAATTGTACATCGCCTCCCTCTTTATCATTGTGAGCTAAACTCTATCGAGCTTATATGGGCTCAAATAAAAAACCAAGTGGCAAGGGAAAACTTGAGTTTTAAAATGGAGGAGGTGAGGTGCTTGTTAGCTACTGCCATACAAAATGTCACACCTGAGTCTTGGAAAAATTGTATAAGACACACTATAACAGAAGAATATAGAATGTGGGACTTAGACACAAGAGTGAACATTTCGGTTGAACCATTaattatcaatgtaaataatagtGATCGCGGTAGCTCTTCATCAGCCGACGAGTCGTCTTCATACGAGgattaa